The following is a genomic window from Candidatus Eremiobacterota bacterium.
CGGTTGCGCTCGTCGTCATCATCGTGGCGATCGGGCTGCTTTCGGCGGCCGTGAAGGTCTTGCGCGAGTACGAGCGCGCGGTGGTGTTCCGGCTGGGGCGGTTGGTGGGCGCGAAAGGCCCGGGGGTCGTCCTGCTGATTCCGCTCGTCGACCGGATGGTGCGGATCGATCTGCGCGTCGTCACGCTCGACGTCCCGCGCCAGGAGATGATGACCTGCGACAACGTTCCGGTCACGGTCGACGCGGTGGTGTATTTCCGCGTCGTGAATCCTGAAGACGCGGTCACCAAAGTCGAATTTTTCTCCAAGGCTACGTTCCTGCTGGCGCAGACGACGTTGCGCAGCGTGATCGGTCAGCACGAGCTCGACGATCTCCTCAGCCAGCGCGATCGCATCAACGAGCAGGCTCAGCAGGTGATCGACGAGGGGACCGAGCCGTGGGGGATCAAGGTCGCGCTCGTCGAGGTGCGCGACGTCGTCCTGCCGGACTCGATGAAGCGCGCAATGGCGGGGCAGGCCGAGACGGAGCGCGAGCGGCGCTCGAAAATCATCAACGCGGAAGGCGAGTACCAAGCCGCCGAAAAGCTCGTGCTGGCCGCGCAGAAGATCGCGACGGAGCCGATCGCGTTGCAGCTGCGCTACCTCCAGACTCTCGCCGAGGTCGCGACCGAGCACAACTCGACGACGATCTTCCCCATCCCGATCGACCTGCTCACGCCGTTCTTGCGCCGAAGAGACGATCGGACCTCAACTTGACGCGATGAGTGATCCGACGAGCGGCCTTCCGAAACCGGGCGACATCATTTATGTCGACTCGGACCGCTATCTGTTTCATGGCTGCGACGATTTTCAAGGTGGAAAGGCAACCGTCGCGCGCGTCTGGACGGACCGGCACCTACGCCTGTCTTAGCGGTGGGGGACACAATCCGAATCCCGCTCCCCTTCCGGCTGGGGACCCCGTTCCCGGACGTGGAAGCGTTGTTGGAATTGATGAGGTATATTTTGGGTCCTGCCCGAACGTCAACCAATTCGGCGATGGGTCGGCGTCGGTAAATATTCCGGACGTCTACTCAGTGGGCACCGCAGGCGCGCAGTACGTCTACACCAATATCACGCAGAGCGCAACGTCATCGGCAAACGGCGCGCTCTCCGTAGCAAAGGGCGGCGCGACCGGCTCAACTACCGTCAACAGCCCGTCGTCAGGATACTAACAAGGAACGCTTATGATTCAAGCATCATTTGTCAAGTACAGCGCCTGCTTACTTGGATGTATTATGGCCGCTTCAACCCCGGCAACCGCCGATGGGGTGCGCGCGACCGACGCCGCTGCAAGAACGACCTCGGCAGTAAGGGCGCGCATGTCGGCTGCTATGACGGGACTTGCCCGGTATAAGATGTCGGGCTCGCTCGACGACATTGCGCGCGCCTCGCACGAATTGCGCAATTCGCTCGGGTACTCGGAGGTCATTACCTTGAGCACGCCTGAGTTGGTAACGCTGCGGCGGGATTTTGTGGCCGACTACACTGCGTTACTCAGCGTGCTCGACGGGCTAGAGGATCCGGCATTCGTCGAATCCGACGACCGGTATCAGCCACGAATTTGTTTCATGCCGCCGCGCGAGCCGAATGGTCATCAGGCGATGCCCTGTGCCGATCCGAGCGAAATATCGGATCCCGCTACTCGCGCCGCTTACGTCACCGCGCTGCAAGCGAATGCCACGAGAAATAGGCAGATTGGGATCCAACGGCGTCTGCGACTCGTCGACGAAGGAGTAACGACAGAGCTTCAACTCGTACTGCAGAAATTTCACGGGCGCGCGCCTGACGACTCTCGCGCACTCGACGCCATCGTGCAGAAGGCGGGTATCCGGGAAATCAGAAGGGTCGCAATCCGGGCAATGTACTAGCCGCGGTGCTCGCGTCACGGCGAACAAACGATAACTCGGCCGAACGTAACTGCGTGAGAAGCGACGTTCTTGCGACGAAGCGATCAGCCGGCGACGAAGTGCCAGCCGAGGCGGAGGCGCAGGCGTTCGCCGAGCCAGTCGGCGAGCGCGACGAGGGCCCAGGTGACGAGGACGTACGCGAGCATCTGTTTGTAGAAGAAGAGCTGCTGGGCTTGGAAGAGCGCTTGGCCTATTCCGCCGGCGCCGATCAGGCCGACGACCGTCGCCGCGCGGACGTTCCATTCCAGCCGGAAGAGCGTGTGCACGACGAGCGGGCCGAGCGCAAGCGGGACGAACCCGAACGCCACGATCGGCAGCGCGCGAGCGCCGGTCGCGGCGAGCGCGTCGACCGGCGCGCGCGGGACGTTCTCGAAGCTCTCCGCGTACAGCTTGCCGAGGACGCCGGCTGAGTGAATCCCGAGCGCGAGCGCGCCGGCGAGCGGGCCGATGCCCACCGTCACGACGAGCATCAAACCGAAGACCAGCTCGGGGATCGCGCGCACCACGTCGAGCGCGCGGCGGATCGTCAGCACGATGCCGAGCGGCGCGAGCCGGCGCGCCGCGGCGAGCGAGACCGGAAACGCGAGCAGCGCGCCGATCAGCGTCCCGCCGATCGCGATCGCGAGCGTCTGCACGATCAGCAGCGGCAGCGAGACGATCTGCGCGGGACGCAGCTGCGGCGGAAACATTCCGGCGAACGTGTGCGCCGCGTGACCGAGCGCGAGGAGCAGCGGCGGGTTCATCCAGAGCGACAACAATCCGAGCGGCAGGAGCAGCAGCACCAGCCGCGGCGTGCGGCGCGCCAGGATGCCGAACGTGTCGACACAAGCGACCAGCACGACCAGCACCAGGATCAGCGTGAGCGAACGGTGGTAGTCGAGCGCGTTGAGCGCGCCGACCAGCTCGGTGCCGATCCCGCCGCCGCCGACCGCGCCGACGACGATCGACGCGCGCATCGCGCACTCGAACGCGTACGTGCCGAACGTCAGCAGGTCGGACTGCGTGAGCGGGATGAGTCCGAACGCCGCGATCGCGGCGCGCGGCGCGCCGGTCGCGCGCAGCGCTTCGAGCGGCGCGGCGTCCGCGGCGAGAAACAGATCGCCGTAGACGCGTCCGATCATCGCGGTATAGAACACCGCCAGCGCCACGATCCCCGCCGCCGGACCGAGTCCTACCACCACGACGGCCAGGATCGCCAGGGTGAGGTCGGGGATCGCGCGCAACGAGGACAGCACGCCGATGATGAAGCGATGTCCCGGCGCCCGCGTGCCGATCAGCACCGCGAGCGGCACGCCGAGCGCGAACGCGACCAGCATCCCGGCCGACGCCATCCCGATCGTCTGCGCGACCGGGACGAGCAGCGCACGCAGGTACGCCGGCGAGAGATCGGGCGGAAAGAAGGTGTCGATCACCCCGCGTACCCGCGCCGCACGAGCGAGGCGCGCTCGGTGCGCCGGTCGGCGCGCACGCGCCCGCTGACCAGCTCCGCGACGCGGTCGAAGTAGCGCCGCGCAAGCTCCGGCTGGTGCAGCGAGCACAGCAGCGCGATGCGCCGCTCGTGCGCGAGATCGCACAGCAGCGCGACGATCTGCTCGCCGAGCGCCGGATCGACCGATGCGATCGGCTCGTCGGCCAGGATCGCGACCGGGTGCTGGACGAGCGCGCGCGCGATCGCGACGCGCTGCTGCTGGCCGCCGGAGAGCTCGCTCGTGCGCGCGCGCAGCTTCTCGGCGATCCCGACGCTCGCCAGCGCGGCAAGCGCTTCGGCGAGCTCCGCCGCGCTCGGCAGCACGAGAAAGCGCAGCGCGTGCAGCGTGCTCCAGCGGCCGAGCGCGCCGGCCATGACGTTCTGCGCCACGGTGAGCCGGTCGACGAGATCGTGCTGCTGCGCGATCATTGCCAGCCGCGCGCGCAGCTGCCGCAGCTCGCGCCCGCGCAACCCTGCGACCTCGACGCCGTCGACGCGCACGCTCCCTGCGCCGAGCGGAACGGTGCCGTTGATCGAGCGCAGCAGCGTCGTCTTCCCGCTCCCGCTCGGGCCGACGAGCGCGACGCACTCGCCCGCCGCCACGTCGAGCGAGACGCCGTCGAGCGCGGGCGGCGCGTGCGGACCGTACGCGACGCGCACGCCGCGAACCTCGAGCATCTGTTTAGAGCAGCTTCAGCTTCGTCGCGATCGTCCGCAGCAGGTCGTACTCGGCGTCGTTCGCGCGCACGAACGACGTCCCGCGCAGGATCTCGAGGACGTTCGCGTCGGCCGGCGCATGCAGCGCCAGAAACGCGTTGGCGAACGCGGCGCGTTCGGCGGGCGTCGTCTCCTTGCGCGCGACCCAGACGTAGTCGAGGAACGGCGGGGTGGTGAAGAAGACGCGCACTTTCGTCTTGTCGAGCTGGTTGGCGTCGATCATCGCGTGGTAGACGCTCTCGTCCATCGCGCCCGCGTCGACGACCCCGGCCTCGACCGCTTTCGCCGTCGCGGGATGGTTGCCGGTGTAGCGATAGCTCAGGTCTTTGTCGGGATCGAGCCCGGCTTGCGTCAGCGCGTAGAACGGCATCAAGTGGCCGCTGGTCGAGTTGATGTCGCCGAAGGCGAACTTCTTGCCGCGCAGGTCTTTGAGCGCGTTGATCGCGCTCCCGGTTTGGGTGATGAAAAGCGAGTGGAACTGGCGGTCGGAGGTACGCTGCACCAGCGGGACGACGCCGTACTGCGCGTGCGCCTTCGCGTACGTGAGGCCGCCCAGGTAGGCGAAGTCGAGCGAGCCGTTGCCGAGCGCTTCCACCGTCGCGTTGTAGTTCGTCGGAATCACCAGCTCGACGTCGCGCCCGAGCTTCGCCGCGAGGTAGTCGCGCAGCGGCTTCTTCTGATCGACCGAGACTTGCGTCGCGCCCGCGTCGGGGATCATCCCGACCCGCAGCGGCGCCGCGGCGCGGACGCCGCGCGGCAGCGCCATGAGGCTGGCGAGCGCCGCGGCCGAAGCGAGAAGCGAGCGCCGCGTGAGCGCGGGCGGCTGAGCGAGTTGTCGTGTCATTGCTGTTCGATGCTTTCCGTTTCGGTAGACTCGGCGGCGCGCACGGCCGATTCGGCGGCTTGAAAACCGATCTTCGAATGCGTCCGGTCGCAGAACGGTTTGGTGGTCGAGCCGCCGCAGCGGCACAGGACGATGTCGACCTCGCCGCTGAGGTCGTACGGGTTGCCCTCGGCGTCGGTGAGCGTCAAAAGGCTCAAGTCGCCCGTTATCAAGTACGGTCCGTTTTTTCTCGCGCGTATCGTGAGCGGCAACGCTTCTCCTCTCAATGGCTCCGGGCCGGGGAGCGGTTTTGGACCTCGCGAACGATCCGCTTTTGGCCTAGAGTGGTGCTGCCCGATGGAAGAACCACGCCCCCGGGACGTCCTCTCCCTCTTCCCCGACCACGCCTCGCCGGTCCCGCTCTCGCGCCAGCTCGTGCAGCGCCTCCGGCATGCCATTCGCAGCGGCTCGCTGGCCGAGGGAAGCAGACTGCTCCCGACGCGCGAGTTCGCCAGCCGGCTCGGCGTCTCGCGCAACACCGTCGTCGCCGCCGTCGATCAGCTGATCGCCGAAGGCTACCTGGTGGCGCGCGTCGGTTCGGGGACGTTCGTCGCCCGCGGCGTAGGCGCCGTCGCCGCGCCACGCGCGATCCCGCCGCTGCGGCTGCCCGCGCCCGCGCAGCGCTATTTGGAGCTCGCCGGCACGCTGCCGGACTTGGGTCCGAAGCTGCTGCCGTTCCGCACCGGCGTCCCCGACGTCGCCGCGTTTCCGCGCGAGCCGTGGGACCGTTTCGCGCGCCGCTTGCGGCAGCACCCGTACCGTTTCTCCTACGGCGAGCCGGTCGGGCTGCCGCGCCTGCGCTCTGTGCTCGCCGATCATCTGCAGCAGTTCCGCGGCGTCGCGGCAAC
Proteins encoded in this region:
- the phnD gene encoding phosphate/phosphite/phosphonate ABC transporter substrate-binding protein, whose amino-acid sequence is MTRQLAQPPALTRRSLLASAAALASLMALPRGVRAAAPLRVGMIPDAGATQVSVDQKKPLRDYLAAKLGRDVELVIPTNYNATVEALGNGSLDFAYLGGLTYAKAHAQYGVVPLVQRTSDRQFHSLFITQTGSAINALKDLRGKKFAFGDINSTSGHLMPFYALTQAGLDPDKDLSYRYTGNHPATAKAVEAGVVDAGAMDESVYHAMIDANQLDKTKVRVFFTTPPFLDYVWVARKETTPAERAAFANAFLALHAPADANVLEILRGTSFVRANDAEYDLLRTIATKLKLL
- a CDS encoding ABC transporter permease subunit, producing the protein MASAGMLVAFALGVPLAVLIGTRAPGHRFIIGVLSSLRAIPDLTLAILAVVVVGLGPAAGIVALAVFYTAMIGRVYGDLFLAADAAPLEALRATGAPRAAIAAFGLIPLTQSDLLTFGTYAFECAMRASIVVGAVGGGGIGTELVGALNALDYHRSLTLILVLVVLVACVDTFGILARRTPRLVLLLLPLGLLSLWMNPPLLLALGHAAHTFAGMFPPQLRPAQIVSLPLLIVQTLAIAIGGTLIGALLAFPVSLAAARRLAPLGIVLTIRRALDVVRAIPELVFGLMLVVTVGIGPLAGALALGIHSAGVLGKLYAESFENVPRAPVDALAATGARALPIVAFGFVPLALGPLVVHTLFRLEWNVRAATVVGLIGAGGIGQALFQAQQLFFYKQMLAYVLVTWALVALADWLGERLRLRLGWHFVAG
- a CDS encoding CDGSH iron-sulfur domain-containing protein; amino-acid sequence: MACRRRCTSWRESGTGEAWSGKRERTSRGRGSSIGQHHSRPKADRSRGPKPLPGPEPLRGEALPLTIRARKNGPYLITGDLSLLTLTDAEGNPYDLSGEVDIVLCRCGGSTTKPFCDRTHSKIGFQAAESAVRAAESTETESIEQQ
- a CDS encoding ATP-binding cassette domain-containing protein → MLEVRGVRVAYGPHAPPALDGVSLDVAAGECVALVGPSGSGKTTLLRSINGTVPLGAGSVRVDGVEVAGLRGRELRQLRARLAMIAQQHDLVDRLTVAQNVMAGALGRWSTLHALRFLVLPSAAELAEALAALASVGIAEKLRARTSELSGGQQQRVAIARALVQHPVAILADEPIASVDPALGEQIVALLCDLAHERRIALLCSLHQPELARRYFDRVAELVSGRVRADRRTERASLVRRGYAG
- a CDS encoding slipin family protein gives rise to the protein MTTTISVALVVIIVAIGLLSAAVKVLREYERAVVFRLGRLVGAKGPGVVLLIPLVDRMVRIDLRVVTLDVPRQEMMTCDNVPVTVDAVVYFRVVNPEDAVTKVEFFSKATFLLAQTTLRSVIGQHELDDLLSQRDRINEQAQQVIDEGTEPWGIKVALVEVRDVVLPDSMKRAMAGQAETERERRSKIINAEGEYQAAEKLVLAAQKIATEPIALQLRYLQTLAEVATEHNSTTIFPIPIDLLTPFLRRRDDRTST